The Rhodococcus rhodochrous DNA window CCCGCCGTGCCGGTGCTCGAGCGCATACCGGTTCATGAAGTCCTCGGTCCACCGCCGAGCATGATCGATATCATCGAAACGATCCGGACAGGTCAGGTCGTACTTGATGGTCTTGAACAGAGACTCCGAGAACGGATTGTCGTCACTGACCCGTGGACGAGAGAACGACGACACGACCCCCGCCCCGGCGAGGGCATCGAGCAACAACCCCGACCGCATCGATGCCCCGTTGTCGGCGTGCAGCACGCCCGGCGCCCCGAACGCGGTGAACGCTTCGGTGAACATTTCCACCGCTTTTGCCTTGTCCTCGTGGTACTCGATACGCCACGCCACCGGAAACCGTGAGTACACATCGATCGCCAGATACAACCGAAACAGGTCCTGCGTGCGGGGCCCCTTGAGCGTGGTGATGTCCCACGACCACAGGTCCCCGACGTCGAGGGCCTCGACGACCGGTGTGCGCCGCGACGTCGACGGTCCTCCGGTGCGGCTGCGGCGCCGGTCCCCGGTGAGCTTCTCGGCCCGGGCCACCCGATAGAATGTGACCTCCGAGCAGTCCACCAATCCGTCGTCGAATGAACGCCAATAGATTTGACACACAGACTGATCCGCGTTCTCCTCGGCGAGGATCAACGCGATGATGGTGTCCTTTTCGGCTGGCGACAGCGCCGCTGGTTGCTGCCGCTGTCGCTGCGGGATCGGATCGGTGACCGGCTGATAGTGCCGGTAGTGGTGGGCCCGCCGGTAGTAGCTCGACCGAGCGATTCCCACGAGCGCGCACCCCCGGGTGACGGACGTTCCCGCCTCGGTCAATTCGGTGACGATGTCGGTCAGGACAATGTTCTGCGCTCGAGCCACAGCGCGTACTCGCGTGCGCTCATCAATGCCGGCGGGATCTCGGTGGTCTCGTCGGTCGAGGTCTTGTGGATCCCCTGCAAGAGCTCGAATGCTTTTCCCAGGATCTCCACGGCGGCGTCGCTCTGGGCGACCTTGTCGCGGAGGCGTTCGTTTTCGCGGCGGAGTTTGGCAAGCTCCGCGCGGTCTCGACTATCCAATCGGTCCCTCGCTTTGTCTGCTGCTTCGACCATCGACTTCTGCAAGTGTCCCTCATCGCGGGCCTGCAGCCAGCGGCGGACGGTGCCTTCGGCGAGATTGTTCTCGCGCAGCAGTCGGGTCTTGGCTCCGCGTTCGACGCAGGTGTCCCATCGGCGCAAGAACTCGATCTTGTAGGCCATGGAGAACGCGCGGTGGCCTTGTCGGGTTCGTCCTACGGGGAGGGTGATGAGGTCGGACATCTGTTACTCCGATCCCCGCGTTGGTTGTCAGGATGTCTCACGACCATCCTGACAACCAACGAATTGCCGTAGCGGATGGCGATTCGTGTAGCGGATGGATGGACCACAGCTCGGAGGTGCGCTACGCTTCCGCGGGCATGGCGGTCTCGCCGACCTCGAACATCGCTTCGCGTTCGAGCGCATCGGCTTCCGAGTCCCCGCCGGCCCGCTCGAAGATCCTGCTGACCACCGGGCCGGGCAGAACCGCGGCGACGGTGATGTCGTATCCGGCCGCCTCGACCTCCAGCTTCAGGCACTCGGTCAGGGTCGATGTCGGCGATGGCCACCTTCATGCCCAGCGACGCGCCGTAGCGGGGTCCTTCCCCGACGCCCGAACCATCGCCGGTGACAGCCAGGCCCCGCCTTGTCGGACACATCCGCTACCGTTCTCGCCATCCGCTACGGCAATTGCTGTAGCGGACGACGAATTTTGTAGCGGATGCACCGCCGGTGGGCAGAGCGACCGGCGACTATCCCGAGGGCATCCTCCGCTGATCCCCGTGACGTGACCGGTGCAGGACGTCTACCAGTTCCTGCTCGAGCGCCACGAACTCGCTCGACGCGCACATCTCCAGGGTTCGAGGTCGAGGCAGGTGCACACGCACCTCGTGCTGCACCCGCGTCGGTCGCGGACCGAGGACGACGACCCGATCGGACAGCAACACCGCCTCGCGGACGTCGTGCGTCACCATCAGCACCGTCCAGCGATGCTGCTGCCACACCTGCTGCAACCACAATTGCATCTCGGTGCGGGTCAGCGAATCCAGTGCGCCGAACGGCTCGTCGAGCAGGAGCACGTCGCGTCCCTGCAGCACCGTGCGTGCGAGCGACGCGCGTTGACGCATACCGCCCGACAGTTGGTGCGGCGCAGCGTCCTCGAAGCCGGCCAGGCCGAAGGTCGGCAGCAGTTCGCGGGCGCGGGCGCGAGCGTCGGATCGCTGTACACCCTGCACCTCGAGTCCGAGTGTGCAGTTGTCGAGCACCGTCCGCCAAGGGAACAGCAGATCCTTCTGCGGCATCAGCGCGACCCCCCCGGGTGCTGCGGGGGAGTCGCCGACGAGAACCTCTCCGGTGTCGGGTTGTTCGAGCCCCGCGACGATCGAGAACAGCGTCGACTTGCCGCACCCGCTCGGCCCGATGAGGGACACGAATTCACCGGGTTCGACGGAACAGTCGATGCCGTCGATCACCGCCCGGTCGCCGTACGCCTTGTGGACCGAGGTCACCGTCACCGCACTCATTTCGCCCCCTTCGTGAGTGCCCACGGCGCGACCACCCGTTCGACGACGTAGGTCAGCGAGTACAACGTGAGCGACAGAACGGCCGTCACCACCACGGTTGCGAGCACGAGATCGGTGCGGAACGAATTCTTCTGTGTGCTCATGTAAATGCCCAGACCGGATGTCGCGCCGACGTATTCGGCGAACACCGCCCCCACTACGGCGTAGGTGATCCCGATCCGCAGGGCGGTGAAGAAGCGGGGAAGCGCGGACGGCAGGCGCACGTAACGGAACTGCTGCCACCGCGACGCGCCCATGCTGCGCAGCAACGCGCCCGCCTCGCGGTCGGCCGCCGCGAACCCTTCGAGCAGTCCGATCGCGACGGGGAAGAACGTCACGAGCGCGATGACGAGAATCTTCGGCAGTAGTCCGAATCCGAACCAGATGATCATCAAGGGTGCGAGCGCGATGATCGGCAGGGTCTGCGACACCACGAACAGCGGCACGAAGGCCCGTCGCAGCCACGGCGAGAAGTCCACGGCGATCGCGAGGGTCCACGCGAGGGCCAGCGACACGGCGAACCCGACGAGCGTGACCTGCAGTGTGGACCAGGCGTGCCCGGCGATGTCGACGCGATGCGCCCACCCCTGCGTGAGAACGCGTGCGGGGGAGGGCAACACCTGCGGGCGGATACCGCTCACCACGACGTACGTCTGCCAGATCGCGACCAGCGCCCCGGCGACGAGCAGGGCGGGAAGGAGTCGACGTGCGCGGCCGGTGCTATCGGACTTCGAGGTAGTCATCGGTGACATAGGTCGACCAGTCGGGCTCGGTCGTCAACGGGCTGCCGTCGGGTCCGGACAGCAGGCCGTTCTCGTAGAGGAACCGGGCATAGCCCGACCATTTCCTGGCGTCGAGGACCCCGACGGCGCCGGAGGCGTCGCGCATGTACTCGGCGGCGAGCATGCGCTGGCTCTCGTAGACGAGTTCCTCGTCGGGGAAGGCCCCGGGGTTCGCCTCGATCAGGGCCCGGGCCCCGCGGTCGGGATCGTCGGCGGCGATCCGGTAACCCTGGTGCAGCGCCTGCACGAAAGCGCGTGCCTGCTCCGGGTTCTCCGTCATCCAGTCCTCGTTGCCGTCGACGACGATCGCGTACGCGTCGGGGAAGCCGTAGTCGGTGAAACCGAAGTACCGCATGGGCAGGCCGCGGTGCTCGGCCTCGAGGCCCTCCCACGCCAGGTACGACACGGTGAAGTCGGCGGTCGACGAGTAGACGGCCTCGTACGACGACGTCCCGAGCG harbors:
- a CDS encoding DDE-type integrase/transposase/recombinase; translation: MARAQNIVLTDIVTELTEAGTSVTRGCALVGIARSSYYRRAHHYRHYQPVTDPIPQRQRQQPAALSPAEKDTIIALILAEENADQSVCQIYWRSFDDGLVDCSEVTFYRVARAEKLTGDRRRSRTGGPSTSRRTPVVEALDVGDLWSWDITTLKGPRTQDLFRLYLAIDVYSRFPVAWRIEYHEDKAKAVEMFTEAFTAFGAPGVLHADNGASMRSGLLLDALAGAGVVSSFSRPRVSDDNPFSESLFKTIKYDLTCPDRFDDIDHARRWTEDFMNRYALEHRHGGLGRYTPVSVFLGSAAEEHRRRQERLDRIHEKYPQRFRRRPAAPALPQPTGINTPVLSQTG
- a CDS encoding ABC transporter ATP-binding protein, with the translated sequence MSAVTVTSVHKAYGDRAVIDGIDCSVEPGEFVSLIGPSGCGKSTLFSIVAGLEQPDTGEVLVGDSPAAPGGVALMPQKDLLFPWRTVLDNCTLGLEVQGVQRSDARARARELLPTFGLAGFEDAAPHQLSGGMRQRASLARTVLQGRDVLLLDEPFGALDSLTRTEMQLWLQQVWQQHRWTVLMVTHDVREAVLLSDRVVVLGPRPTRVQHEVRVHLPRPRTLEMCASSEFVALEQELVDVLHRSRHGDQRRMPSG
- a CDS encoding ABC transporter permease produces the protein MTTSKSDSTGRARRLLPALLVAGALVAIWQTYVVVSGIRPQVLPSPARVLTQGWAHRVDIAGHAWSTLQVTLVGFAVSLALAWTLAIAVDFSPWLRRAFVPLFVVSQTLPIIALAPLMIIWFGFGLLPKILVIALVTFFPVAIGLLEGFAAADREAGALLRSMGASRWQQFRYVRLPSALPRFFTALRIGITYAVVGAVFAEYVGATSGLGIYMSTQKNSFRTDLVLATVVVTAVLSLTLYSLTYVVERVVAPWALTKGAK